In Nitrospiria bacterium, the genomic window TGGAGCCCGGATGACGACCCGCGGCCGTGGAAAGATCGAGAGTCGTACATCCTTATAATGCAGTTCACCGCCGAGTTTCTGCGATACCGTTGTTTCGATGTGGTTTTTTATTGCGTCTTGATTGATGATTCTCGTCGCAAAGAACTGCAGGGCCGCCAAGAGTAGCGGGAACAGGATGAGGGAAATCAAAATCCAGAGGGCGATCCGTTTGAATGATCGACTCACGTCAACCCGATTTTGTCATGGGGGAGATCGACCTGGTCTTGTCCGGACCTCAGTGGATTACCCTGGCCCGGCGATCCGCGGGGTCGGGATTGGGACCGTGAGTGAAGATAAGGTTGTTCGGGTGGAAATCTCACCACCGGCTGAAAAGAATTGGCTGGGGGACGAGGGGTCGAACCTCGATAGACAGAGTCAGAGTCCCTCAAAGCCTCATAATGAATAAAAACGATTGAGTGTGATTGTATGCGATGCTTGCTTGAGGTGTCAAGGAGTTAGACCTTGCCCATTGACGACGGAGCGCGATTCTGTTATACCGGCAACCGTGACCAAAACCGTGACAGAACCGTGACTAAAACCGTGACCAAAACCGGAACTGAAAACTTGACCTGGTGTGTCGTAAGTGTTACACTGAATTAAATGGAGGTTGCCAAACATGCCCACTAAGAATCCCCGGGTCAACGTCGTGCTGGAGAAGCCGCTCTATCGCCGGATTGAGCATCTGGCCAAACGGGATGGGATTTCCCTTTCCTTAAAGGTGCGGGATCTGGTCAAAGAGGCACTGGAGATCGAAGAGGATCTGGCCTTGTCCGTCCTGGCGGAGAAGCGGGAGAAGACCTTCCGCCGATCCACCGCGCTCAAGCACGATGAGGTCTGGTAGAGGTGGCCTTCACCCTTCTCTACCATGCCGAGGTCAAAGAAGACACACGCCAGCTTGATGAACGGCTGAAAAAGCGCATCAAGACGGCTATCGAGAATCGCCTTACGACGGCTCCCCACCAATACGGAGAACCTCTGAG contains:
- a CDS encoding type II toxin-antitoxin system RelE/ParE family toxin yields the protein MAFTLLYHAEVKEDTRQLDERLKKRIKTAIENRLTTAPHQYGEPLRKTLKGYWKLRVGDYRVVYKIMGNEVWILGISHRKEVYEKIEKRVG
- a CDS encoding toxin-antitoxin system, antitoxin component — its product is MPTKNPRVNVVLEKPLYRRIEHLAKRDGISLSLKVRDLVKEALEIEEDLALSVLAEKREKTFRRSTALKHDEVW